The following nucleotide sequence is from Dehalococcoidia bacterium.
TCTCAACGCGCAGATAAGTCAACCCGCGGCTGCCCCCTCAGATGAATCTCTGAGTATCGGGAGTATTGTTCAAGGCACCGCCGAGCGGAGTGAAAAGGATAACGGATTGGTATGGCTGGCACTCCCCGATGGTCACCAGCAGGCCCACGTGCGCCGCATACTGGACGCCGCTGGCGTGAAGATAAAAGACTATCCTTCCTCAACCGGAAACCGCCGCCCAGAGAGTAGTCTGGAAGGTTTTTTCATCAAGGTCATCCGCCCGCAGGATATGCCGTTACAGGTGGCCAACGGCAATTTCGATATGGCCATTACGGGCCGGGACTGGCTGACCGACCATTTGTACCAGTTTCCCCAGAGCCCGGTGCGCGAGCTGCTGGATTTGAAATACGGAAAGGTTCGCATCGTAGCCGTGGTGGCCAATGAGGTGCCAGCGAGCACCACGCCGGAGCTTCAGATATTCAGGCAGGCTCAAGGGGGTTCCTGCCGCATTGCCGCTGAGTACGTCAATATCGCCGACAACTACGCGAGGGTGAATCATCTGGGGGCCTACCGCGTGGTGCCGACCTGGGGGGCCACCGAGGCCTTTCTACCGGAAGATGCCGATGTGCTCATCGAGAACACCGAGACCGGCTCGACCATCGCGCGCCACAACTTGAAGATCATCGAGACGCTATTCGAGTCCACGGCCTGCCTGATGGGCAGCAGCCGCGAGGACGAGAACCTGCTCAAAGCCGAGCGCATGACCTCTTTCGTGGATTTACTGCGCAAAACTATGGGAACTATGAAATGAGAATTATCAATGGTTTCGCGGAAGCCAAAGAGGCGCTGTCGAGAAGCGCAAAGCCGCAGTCGGTGAACGTGGCGCCGGGGCTGGCAGCTAGCCTCAAAGCCATGTTTGGCACCGAGGACCCGCAGACCGCTGTCGCCATAATTATCGAGGAAGTACGACACAAGGGTGATGAAGCCCTCAAGATGTACAGCCTCAAGATAAGCGGCGTTAACCTTGATTCTATCGAGGTGCAACGCAGCGAGATGACGGCAGCCTGTAATAAGATTGCCCCTAGTCTCTTCTTCGCCATCGAAACGGCGGCCGAGCGGATAAAGGCCTTTCATAAAAAGCAGTTCGAGGCCTACATGGCCGGGGTGCGCCAGATGTCTCCTGGAACCGTGGCCAGAGTGCTGGAACGTGTGGGATTGTACGTTCCGGGAGGTACCGCAAGCTATCCTTCCTCAGTACTCATGACGGCCATACCTGCCAGGGCAGCGGGAGTCAAAGAAGTAATAGTTTGCACGCCCCCGGCCAAAGACGGGCGCATACCCGACATGACGCTGGCAGCGGCGTTTGTTGCCGGCGTT
It contains:
- the hisG gene encoding ATP phosphoribosyltransferase — translated: MLRVALPKGRLLAQTADLLERAGWGLEEYTDKARLYRLKSHTYSDLTAKMFQEKDIPIQVAVGNYDIGICGLDWLTEQTVKFPASNIVKLKELGYGEGAVYAAASPHNLKNGEIMAKGAVVRIASEYPNLAESLAQKLRLRRFAVYSLWGSADTYPPENAEIVLLSRKNETEIAALDLRPLGKIVDFRACLIVNKDSLRSRDMSALLASLNAQISQPAAAPSDESLSIGSIVQGTAERSEKDNGLVWLALPDGHQQAHVRRILDAAGVKIKDYPSSTGNRRPESSLEGFFIKVIRPQDMPLQVANGNFDMAITGRDWLTDHLYQFPQSPVRELLDLKYGKVRIVAVVANEVPASTTPELQIFRQAQGGSCRIAAEYVNIADNYARVNHLGAYRVVPTWGATEAFLPEDADVLIENTETGSTIARHNLKIIETLFESTACLMGSSREDENLLKAERMTSFVDLLRKTMGTMK
- the hisD gene encoding histidinol dehydrogenase, with protein sequence MRIINGFAEAKEALSRSAKPQSVNVAPGLAASLKAMFGTEDPQTAVAIIIEEVRHKGDEALKMYSLKISGVNLDSIEVQRSEMTAACNKIAPSLFFAIETAAERIKAFHKKQFEAYMAGVRQMSPGTVARVLERVGLYVPGGTASYPSSVLMTAIPARAAGVKEVIVCTPPAKDGRIPDMTLAAAFVAGVDRVFAVGGAQAIAAMAYGTQSVPAVDKICGPGNIFVMLAKKLVYGVVDIDGLQGPSEVLIVADSYANPLWCAADMLAQAEHDGMAQSIFVTTSEVLATKVIQAIDTQAKTLSRKAIVEESLAARGIVCVVESMEQAVE